One stretch of Thermanaerosceptrum fracticalcis DNA includes these proteins:
- the flgN gene encoding flagellar export chaperone FlgN: MKDSIINLILERIAQNYEEQIPYYEEMYRIAREQQALLQQAEIDTDLLLGLINQRQELIENLEGRNREISLIRDEVCQALEIKEFNITNIQNRVNGPGTHALTTVLAELSTVLTKIKELDKKNEELLREGITKVKDKLRQMQDAKKATKAYQPAAPLRDGVFIDYNR, encoded by the coding sequence TTGAAGGATAGCATCATCAATCTCATCCTGGAACGGATAGCCCAGAACTACGAGGAGCAGATTCCTTATTACGAAGAGATGTACAGGATCGCCCGCGAACAGCAAGCACTCCTCCAGCAGGCCGAGATAGATACGGATTTACTGCTTGGTCTTATCAACCAACGTCAGGAGTTGATAGAGAACCTTGAGGGTAGAAACAGGGAAATTTCCCTGATTAGGGACGAGGTATGCCAGGCTCTGGAGATTAAGGAGTTTAATATTACGAATATCCAAAACCGTGTTAATGGACCGGGCACTCATGCTTTGACTACTGTTCTGGCCGAATTGAGTACCGTCCTTACCAAAATAAAAGAACTGGATAAAAAGAATGAAGAGCTGCTGCGTGAGGGAATTACTAAAGTAAAGGATAAACTCAGGCAGATGCAGGATGCCAAGAAGGCTACGAAAGCCTATCAGCCGGCTGCTCCCTTACGTGACGGCGTGTTTATCGATTATAATAGATGA
- the fliS gene encoding flagellar export chaperone FliS, translating to MALPNPYQQYRQQQVNTATPDKLLIMLYDGAIRFCSQAKIAIESRNLEQAHVNLTKAQNIIIEFMTTLNMDYEISRNLYSLYDYLYNRLVEANMKKDTAIIDELIGFLTDLRKTWAEAATKLKAENGPLTGGVSLEG from the coding sequence ATGGCCTTACCGAACCCATATCAGCAGTACAGGCAGCAGCAGGTGAATACCGCGACACCGGACAAGCTTTTAATTATGCTTTACGATGGCGCGATTCGTTTTTGCAGTCAAGCTAAAATAGCCATTGAGAGTAGAAATCTGGAACAAGCCCATGTCAATCTAACGAAGGCGCAAAACATTATTATCGAATTCATGACCACCTTAAATATGGACTACGAGATCTCAAGGAATCTCTATTCCCTTTATGACTATCTCTATAACCGTCTAGTCGAGGCTAATATGAAAAAAGATACGGCAATTATTGACGAATTAATAGGTTTCCTCACAGATTTACGGAAAACCTGGGCAGAAGCGGCAACAAAACTAAAAGCGGAGAATGGACCCCTGACAGGGGGTGTCTCCCTTGAAGGATAG
- the fliD gene encoding flagellar filament capping protein FliD codes for MVFRIGGLSSGLDIDKIVGDLMRAERTRLDKLEQNRQIILWRQENYHQVNKDFANFILDTKKEFGLTTTTSTGTLLNKSVSSLDWVKSTTVSDTTIAEVTARADAVKGTYTVNVKSLATNWSAASESNISVGDKGNLSTQFGLNNNDTINFTITNKDGKSVTINKTNLTNVTINDIVNEINNANLGITASYDSTIDRFFLQVNKTGAENTITITDNSTLSDGSTRFDFITGNTSLLKMKYIDNNGVSQTVLNGTYAGTNAVIDLGAATGIVQSSNQFTINGLGFNLKKVGGPITVDVATNVTSVYEKIEKFVEKYNELMDKIGTELAEERYRDYLPLTKEQKEAMSEKEIELWEEKAKSGLLKNDQIMERTLQSIRSGMYQEVSGVTGIYDQLTEIGITTEGYTSGSRGGKLVIDKDKLTKAIEDNVDSVLELLFKEPSEALKYKSESSMTSSEISQKRSESGLITRLYDNIITGMKDVINKAGTGDNSELYRSVSANILIDFVTIYGSISYLDKDVTELDGKIENMNDYLVTIEDRYWQKFTAMEKALSQMNAQSAWLAQQFSQR; via the coding sequence ATGGTCTTTAGAATAGGCGGTCTATCTTCAGGATTAGATATTGACAAAATTGTAGGCGATTTGATGAGAGCCGAAAGAACAAGGTTAGACAAGCTTGAACAGAACAGGCAAATAATCTTGTGGCGCCAGGAGAATTATCACCAGGTAAATAAGGATTTTGCTAACTTTATCTTAGATACCAAAAAAGAATTTGGTCTCACAACTACTACCTCAACAGGAACCTTGTTAAACAAGTCTGTCAGTAGTTTAGACTGGGTGAAAAGTACTACTGTTTCCGATACAACTATAGCCGAAGTAACGGCGAGAGCCGATGCTGTGAAGGGTACCTATACGGTCAATGTAAAAAGCTTGGCTACCAACTGGTCCGCAGCCAGTGAGAGTAATATTTCTGTAGGGGATAAGGGTAACCTTAGTACCCAATTCGGTTTAAATAATAATGATACCATCAACTTTACCATTACTAACAAAGACGGAAAATCAGTGACAATTAATAAAACCAATCTTACCAATGTTACAATAAATGATATAGTAAATGAAATAAACAACGCTAACCTGGGTATTACAGCTTCCTACGACAGTACCATTGATCGCTTTTTCCTGCAGGTTAATAAGACAGGTGCGGAAAATACTATTACCATTACCGACAACAGTACCTTAAGTGATGGTTCTACCAGATTTGATTTCATTACTGGAAATACCTCTTTGTTAAAAATGAAGTATATAGATAACAATGGTGTTAGTCAAACAGTTTTAAATGGTACCTATGCAGGCACCAATGCGGTAATCGATCTGGGGGCTGCTACAGGGATTGTGCAGAGTTCCAATCAATTTACCATTAATGGTTTAGGTTTTAATCTAAAAAAAGTAGGAGGCCCGATTACCGTTGATGTGGCCACTAACGTTACCAGTGTTTATGAAAAGATAGAGAAATTTGTAGAAAAATACAATGAGCTAATGGATAAAATCGGGACTGAATTAGCTGAGGAAAGATACAGGGATTATTTACCACTTACTAAAGAACAAAAAGAAGCCATGTCGGAAAAAGAAATTGAACTCTGGGAAGAAAAGGCTAAAAGTGGTCTTTTAAAAAATGATCAGATAATGGAGAGAACCTTACAATCAATAAGAAGCGGTATGTATCAGGAAGTAAGCGGGGTTACCGGTATATACGACCAGTTGACTGAAATTGGGATTACCACAGAAGGTTATACCAGTGGGTCTCGGGGTGGTAAACTTGTTATTGACAAAGACAAATTAACGAAGGCTATTGAAGACAATGTTGACAGTGTTCTGGAACTTTTATTTAAGGAACCTAGTGAAGCTTTAAAATATAAATCAGAAAGCAGCATGACCAGTTCTGAAATAAGCCAAAAAAGAAGTGAAAGCGGGCTTATAACAAGACTCTACGATAATATCATCACAGGAATGAAGGACGTGATAAACAAGGCTGGAACTGGTGATAACTCTGAGCTATACAGAAGCGTAAGTGCCAATATCTTAATAGACTTTGTGACTATATACGGTAGTATAAGCTACCTGGATAAAGATGTTACGGAATTAGATGGCAAAATTGAGAATATGAACGACTACCTGGTAACAATTGAAGACCGTTACTGGCAGAAATTCACGGCTATGGAAAAGGCTTTAAGCCAGATGAATGCCCAGAGTGCCTGGTTGGCTCAGCAGTTTAGCCAGCGTTAA
- a CDS encoding flagellar protein FlaG: MRVDGISVVGTNQNTQQNINREVQEPRVKDKPVDNPAPVQNGGENKYAEEELISAIEKANQKFELYEKRLEFSIHEETKQIMIKVINTQTEEVIKEIPPEKILDMVAKMMEMAGLLVDEKA, from the coding sequence ATGCGTGTGGACGGTATAAGTGTGGTTGGAACAAACCAAAACACACAACAAAACATAAACAGGGAAGTTCAGGAGCCAAGAGTAAAAGATAAGCCTGTGGATAATCCTGCTCCTGTTCAGAATGGTGGAGAGAATAAATATGCGGAAGAGGAACTAATCAGTGCTATTGAAAAGGCCAATCAAAAGTTTGAGTTATATGAGAAGAGGCTAGAGTTTTCCATCCATGAAGAGACGAAGCAAATCATGATAAAAGTCATTAATACTCAAACTGAGGAGGTTATAAAAGAAATTCCTCCCGAGAAAATCCTGGATATGGTGGCAAAAATGATGGAAATGGCTGGCCTGTTAGTAGACGAGAAAGCATAA
- a CDS encoding nucleotidyltransferase domain-containing protein: MRFGISQESFNLIMHTLSLWPEIEKAAVFGSRAMGNYKRGSDVDIVLYGSNITTDIIDALSVMLNEKLPLPYYFDIIHYESLKNASLKEHIDIYGRLFYGPQ; this comes from the coding sequence ATGAGGTTTGGCATATCGCAGGAAAGTTTTAATTTAATTATGCACACACTATCTTTGTGGCCAGAAATTGAAAAGGCTGCAGTTTTTGGCAGTCGAGCCATGGGAAATTATAAAAGAGGGTCGGATGTGGACATAGTTCTATACGGTTCCAATATAACGACAGACATAATAGACGCTTTAAGTGTTATGCTTAACGAGAAGCTGCCGTTACCTTATTATTTTGACATAATTCATTATGAATCTTTAAAAAATGCTTCTTTAAAGGAGCATATAGACATATACGGCAGGTTATTTTATGGGCCACAGTGA
- a CDS encoding nucleotidyltransferase substrate binding protein — translation MNEKDIRWRQRFVNFKKAYNQFNSAIIDFEILSDLEKEGLIQRFEYTFELAWKTMKDYLESQEVAVNFPREVIKAAFHYGLIEDGDVWMDMLDKRNLLAHAYDEERFKLAVAKIKNNYHKAITQVYKELGEKL, via the coding sequence ATGAATGAGAAAGATATCAGATGGAGACAGAGATTTGTAAATTTTAAAAAAGCATATAATCAGTTTAATTCGGCAATTATAGATTTTGAAATTTTGAGTGACCTGGAGAAGGAAGGGCTTATTCAAAGGTTTGAGTATACATTTGAATTAGCCTGGAAAACAATGAAGGATTACCTGGAATCTCAAGAGGTTGCAGTGAACTTCCCAAGAGAAGTTATCAAAGCAGCTTTTCACTATGGATTAATAGAAGATGGAGATGTCTGGATGGATATGCTGGATAAGCGAAACCTCCTGGCTCATGCATACGATGAGGAGCGTTTTAAATTAGCTGTGGCAAAAATTAAAAATAATTATCACAAAGCAATAACTCAGGTATATAAAGAATTGGGAGAAAAGCTATGA
- a CDS encoding copper amine oxidase N-terminal domain-containing protein, producing the protein MIKKLGVLTLVLIFTLSLNNMVLATGNPVSPGIEQIKDNPGNTETEEETADYDANTTPGTGENEPKPVTGPVPSQKLFGMGIPGLHIALDRVKANGSPVAQKVLEKLIESQGDMQSVAQTLGDMAQEELEDIDEKTREELEKVAEELEEKIEQEKEQMENEDKKQVLAKIAEFYNNMGSREKALANLEEILKFMPQDLATYQEIGQIYKKMGNEELKAFVNGQQPVFDVKPRVQNGRTLVPFRALGEALGATINWDPSTQTVSFKKGDNVVQLPVGEKSALVNGRQYTLDIPAFIENGRTLVPLRFISEALKAKVQYLPDTQMVIVTE; encoded by the coding sequence ATGATTAAAAAACTTGGAGTATTAACACTGGTTCTGATTTTCACCCTGTCCTTAAATAATATGGTCTTGGCGACAGGGAATCCGGTTAGTCCAGGCATTGAGCAAATTAAGGATAACCCGGGAAATACGGAAACGGAGGAAGAAACTGCAGATTATGACGCTAATACAACACCCGGCACCGGGGAAAATGAGCCTAAGCCTGTAACAGGCCCAGTACCCAGTCAAAAATTGTTTGGTATGGGAATACCGGGATTACACATTGCTTTAGACAGAGTTAAAGCTAACGGCTCACCCGTAGCTCAGAAGGTTTTAGAAAAACTGATTGAATCTCAAGGTGACATGCAATCAGTTGCCCAAACTTTAGGGGATATGGCCCAGGAAGAACTTGAAGACATCGATGAGAAAACCAGAGAAGAATTGGAGAAAGTTGCTGAAGAATTGGAAGAAAAAATAGAGCAAGAAAAGGAACAAATGGAAAATGAAGATAAAAAGCAAGTTTTAGCCAAGATTGCCGAATTCTATAATAATATGGGTTCTAGAGAAAAGGCTCTGGCTAACTTAGAAGAAATACTTAAATTTATGCCTCAAGATTTAGCTACGTACCAAGAGATAGGACAAATCTATAAGAAAATGGGAAATGAAGAGCTTAAAGCCTTTGTTAATGGCCAACAGCCTGTCTTTGATGTAAAGCCTAGAGTGCAAAACGGTAGAACCCTCGTGCCATTCAGAGCATTAGGTGAAGCCCTGGGCGCTACTATTAACTGGGATCCCTCTACCCAAACAGTGTCTTTCAAAAAAGGTGATAATGTAGTACAGCTTCCCGTAGGTGAAAAGTCAGCGCTAGTAAATGGCCGGCAATATACCCTTGATATTCCGGCATTCATCGAAAACGGACGCACATTAGTGCCCCTACGGTTTATCAGCGAAGCCCTTAAAGCCAAAGTTCAATATTTACCCGATACCCAAATGGTAATAGTCACTGAATAG